The Rhodothermales bacterium DNA segment CCACCACGCTCACGTGCTGGAGCCAGCCGGATTGATCGAGGTCCAGTTCGGCCGCCGTCAGCAGCGTCATGCCCCCTAGCCAGGTATTGACGGCGTGCCCCAGCAGAATAGCCGTGACCGCCGTCGCCGCGCCGAACAGCAGTGCGATCCGCCGGCCGTGCAGGGCGCTCAGGATTCCGAAGGTGCTGATGTTGGTGGCCGGCCCCGTCAGCAAGAACGCCAGGGCCGCGCCGGGCGACACGCCGCTCACCAGCAAGACGGCCACGATGGGTGTGGCGCCCGAGGCGCAGACGTAGATGGGGAGTCCGACGAGGGCGAACAGAGCGACCTCGGCGAACCCCGAAAGCGCGCTTAGCCAGCCCTGAGCCAGCACGGGCTGGGCGATGGCCGCGATGAGGAGGCCAACAAGGATCCAGGGGGCCGTGTCATCCACCAGACCGCCGAAACCTTCCTTCAGGCCAGCGCGCAGGCGTATGGGCCACGACTCCGGGGGTTTCTCGGCCTCGGCGCGGTCCAATGCAGGAGGCGCCATCCGGCTCGCGATCGTCCCTACCCCCCATCCAACAACCAGCGCGATGGTTGCGGCGGCCGCGAGGCGCACTATCGTCATATCCCCCCCGAGAAGGGGGATGGAGATGAGCAGCGCGTCGATGCCCAGTTCGGGTGTGGCGATGAGGAACGCCATCGCCGCCGCCGGCGGGGCGCCCTGGCGGATGAGTGTTCGGTATAGCGGCAACACGCCGCAGGTGCAGATGGGCAATGGGAGGCCCACCGCCATCCCCTTGAGCGCCTGACCCAGGGGCCGGCCGCCGCGCATCCAGCGGACGGACATTTTCGGCAGGAAGGCCATGATGAGCCCCCCGCTCATGTAGGCCAACAGCAGGGCCGGCGCGCTTTCGAGCGCGAGGCTCCAGAAGGTGCGCGCTACGGACTCGTACAACGCGTGGATGCCTTCTTCCTCGGCCCCGTGGGTGTCGAAATGCAGCAGAATCAACAATCCCAGTACCCCCAGCCCCAGCAGGTTGCCTGCACCCTCGAACCAGTGGAAACGGTGCGTATGGGTATGCGCGTGGTGGTGTGAATGGTCATGGACCTCGTGCGCGACATGCGGGCGATGAAAAATGACATGGAGGATCGAGCCGGCGACGAGCGCCCGAAAGAGCGCGATACCCAGGCCGGCGAGCATTGGCTCCAGCTCGGGCCCCGCAATGTAGCCAGCTACCGTGCCGGCGCCCATCAGGCCCAGAAACACGCCGGCGAGGCCGGCGCCGAAACGGGGAAACAGCAACCACCAGATGGTGAGG contains these protein-coding regions:
- a CDS encoding permease, yielding MFLAASLIALLLGPLLYRIFEPRRHFYEVLDGFVVVVITGIVVLELLPDVMGEGLFWSILFVLLGLVGPTLLEKAFHRAENQVHRAALMLGLIGLVLHSFLDGIALRDVPAMSGAADTLLPLGVAVHTVPVALTIWWLLFPRFGAGLAGVFLGLMGAGTVAGYIAGPELEPMLAGLGIALFRALVAGSILHVIFHRPHVAHEVHDHSHHHAHTHTHRFHWFEGAGNLLGLGVLGLLILLHFDTHGAEEEGIHALYESVARTFWSLALESAPALLLAYMSGGLIMAFLPKMSVRWMRGGRPLGQALKGMAVGLPLPICTCGVLPLYRTLIRQGAPPAAAMAFLIATPELGIDALLISIPLLGGDMTIVRLAAAATIALVVGWGVGTIASRMAPPALDRAEAEKPPESWPIRLRAGLKEGFGGLVDDTAPWILVGLLIAAIAQPVLAQGWLSALSGFAEVALFALVGLPIYVCASGATPIVAVLLVSGVSPGAALAFLLTGPATNISTFGILSALHGRRIALLFGAATAVTAILLGHAVNTWLGGMTLLTAAELDLDQSGWLQHVSVVVLMALFLASLVRRGARAFMGEVFASFKYRSAHATQGENAGCAEGACGCAS